Proteins from a genomic interval of Mesobacillus sp. S13:
- the glsA gene encoding glutaminase A translates to MPCRTTDELNELVDEAKKYTEGGKVADYIPALAKANPEELSVAIFHEDGTCVSAGDIHQKLTLQSVSKVLTLALALIDYGEEAVFNKVGYEPTGDPFNSIVKLEFSPSKPLNPMINAGALAVTHMIKGQDAEERFERILSFIQELAGNSSIGYSQEVAESEYESSDLNRALCYFLRQHGVIDENVEELLHVYTKQCAIEMDCLDLARIGCVFAMDGLEPVTNRRLIPAHVARLCKTFMVTCGMYNASGEFAVRVGIPAKSGVSGGIMGSVPNRFGIGILGPALDEKGNSIGGIKLLESMSAKYNMSMF, encoded by the coding sequence ATGCCTTGCAGAACGACTGATGAACTGAACGAACTGGTAGATGAAGCAAAAAAGTACACTGAGGGCGGAAAGGTAGCAGACTATATTCCTGCATTGGCGAAAGCGAATCCTGAAGAGTTGTCTGTCGCGATTTTTCATGAGGATGGAACTTGTGTTTCTGCTGGAGACATCCATCAAAAATTGACATTGCAAAGTGTATCAAAAGTGTTGACGCTTGCGCTTGCCCTGATTGATTACGGGGAAGAAGCTGTGTTCAACAAAGTGGGTTATGAACCAACTGGCGATCCCTTCAATTCAATTGTCAAACTGGAGTTCAGCCCTTCGAAACCGTTGAATCCTATGATCAACGCAGGTGCATTAGCCGTTACACATATGATCAAAGGGCAGGACGCAGAGGAACGATTCGAACGGATACTCTCTTTCATTCAGGAGCTGGCTGGAAATTCTTCAATTGGTTATTCACAGGAGGTTGCAGAGTCAGAATATGAAAGTTCCGATCTAAATAGAGCTTTATGCTACTTTTTGAGGCAGCATGGGGTGATTGATGAGAATGTCGAAGAATTGCTTCATGTCTATACGAAGCAATGTGCAATCGAAATGGACTGTCTTGATCTTGCCCGTATTGGCTGCGTGTTCGCAATGGATGGTTTGGAGCCGGTCACAAATCGCCGTTTGATACCGGCCCATGTCGCACGCCTTTGCAAAACGTTCATGGTTACCTGTGGGATGTACAACGCGTCAGGAGAGTTTGCAGTCAGGGTAGGGATTCCTGCTAAAAGTGGGGTATCTGGCGGGATTATGGGGTCAGTGCCAAACCGGTTTGGAATTGGCATTTTAGGGCCAGCCCTGGACGAAAAGGGAAATAGCATTGGAGGAATCAAGCTGCTGGAAAGCATGTCTGCCAAGTATAATATGAGCATGTTTTGA
- a CDS encoding ABC1 kinase family protein, producing the protein MLTDRLRRLNRYREIASAFVKYGFGYVLEEVGLFHVLSLKDRIAADVKSGNTKEAGYRMRCMLEELGPAFIKLGQLLSIRSDMLPEEIVKELELLQDQVPPVPVDEIKEKLHHEFGRPVEDVFQYFNENYVAAASIGQVHEAILITGESVMVKVQRPGIIQTVHTDLEILRDIARLIEQRYDWAQYYNITDMVEELSESIRRELDYTEEARNTDMVQMQFEDCDSIKVPVVFHDFSTPQILTMEKVEGIKLNELNRTMIQDEERRRIADLLVSAFITQILREGFFHGDPHPGNILYNPEAQQLIFIDFGQVGRLSARLRQDTASMMMGIMQEDTHRIVRSIFKMAYVPSDIDEQHFYDRVDGVRKTVERSSKEGLSLGITVKELFAAAQEHRIILPKEMTMMGKALMTIEGIISEIDPSLDMIELARPYGEQIMRERYDPIKMGKRLWNRAEDLTDTFSNIPNQVENVLDQASKGDLKFEISLSEINRILHKFDRISNQVSFGLTLLAFSIVVLGLIVGATFGNNTILTSVPAIEIGFIIAFGMFLWIIYSILKSGRF; encoded by the coding sequence ATGTTGACGGACCGATTGAGACGTTTAAATAGATACAGAGAGATTGCATCAGCCTTTGTTAAGTACGGTTTTGGCTATGTGCTTGAAGAGGTGGGGCTCTTCCATGTCCTTTCTTTGAAGGATCGGATTGCTGCTGATGTGAAGAGCGGAAACACAAAAGAGGCGGGTTACCGTATGAGATGCATGCTGGAGGAATTGGGGCCAGCTTTTATAAAGCTCGGGCAGCTCCTAAGCATCAGGAGTGATATGCTGCCAGAAGAGATTGTTAAGGAATTGGAATTGCTTCAAGACCAAGTTCCCCCTGTGCCGGTTGATGAAATAAAGGAGAAACTTCATCATGAGTTTGGCAGGCCTGTTGAGGATGTGTTCCAATATTTTAACGAGAATTACGTTGCAGCCGCGTCGATTGGACAGGTTCATGAAGCCATACTGATAACAGGGGAATCTGTCATGGTCAAGGTCCAGCGGCCGGGCATTATCCAGACTGTCCATACTGACCTTGAAATTCTAAGGGATATAGCAAGATTAATTGAACAGAGATATGATTGGGCTCAATACTACAATATTACCGACATGGTAGAAGAGCTGTCTGAGTCCATTCGCAGGGAACTCGATTATACGGAAGAAGCACGAAATACGGATATGGTCCAGATGCAGTTTGAAGATTGCGACTCTATCAAAGTTCCTGTCGTTTTCCATGACTTTTCGACGCCACAGATCCTGACCATGGAGAAGGTTGAAGGAATCAAACTCAACGAATTGAATAGGACTATGATTCAGGATGAGGAAAGACGAAGGATTGCCGATCTTTTGGTAAGTGCATTCATAACTCAAATTTTAAGGGAAGGTTTTTTTCATGGTGATCCACATCCTGGCAATATCCTATATAATCCTGAAGCTCAACAGCTGATATTCATTGATTTTGGACAAGTAGGCCGGCTGTCAGCAAGGTTAAGACAAGATACTGCCTCGATGATGATGGGCATTATGCAAGAGGATACCCACCGAATCGTCAGGTCGATATTCAAAATGGCTTATGTTCCTTCAGACATTGATGAACAGCATTTTTATGACCGGGTAGATGGAGTCAGGAAAACGGTTGAAAGGTCATCAAAAGAGGGATTAAGCTTAGGAATTACGGTCAAGGAATTGTTTGCGGCTGCTCAGGAACATCGAATTATCCTACCTAAGGAAATGACGATGATGGGAAAAGCGCTGATGACGATTGAGGGCATCATTTCTGAAATCGATCCAAGTCTTGACATGATTGAGCTGGCGAGGCCCTATGGAGAGCAGATCATGAGGGAGCGATATGATCCGATAAAAATGGGCAAACGGCTTTGGAATAGGGCGGAGGACTTAACGGATACATTCTCCAATATTCCGAATCAAGTTGAAAATGTTCTGGATCAGGCTTCTAAGGGGGATCTGAAATTTGAAATAAGCTTATCGGAAATAAATCGGATTCTCCATAAGTTTGACAGGATCAGCAACCAGGTTTCCTTCGGTTTGACACTGCTTGCTTTCAGTATTGTTGTCCTAGGGCTAATTGTCGGGGCAACATTTGGCAATAATACAATATTGACAAGCGTACCTGCAATTGAAATAGGGTTTATCATTGCATTCGGAATGTTTTTATGGATTATTTATTCTATATTAAAGTCGGGTCGCTTTTGA
- a CDS encoding phasin family protein codes for MNNFLKSGFLLGLGAAVAGKEKVDETIMKLVEKGNMTQAEADTIFDDFFKKGESKSEEWNGEFREMARKQLSDLGFATREELDTVKAQLVILQKEIAQLRNNGLNNDIDQVENGMENVPPGFSKDID; via the coding sequence ATGAATAATTTTCTGAAGAGCGGCTTTTTACTCGGGCTGGGAGCTGCAGTTGCCGGCAAGGAAAAAGTAGATGAAACCATCATGAAGCTGGTGGAGAAGGGGAATATGACTCAGGCTGAAGCTGACACGATCTTCGATGACTTTTTTAAAAAAGGTGAATCGAAGAGTGAGGAATGGAATGGAGAATTCAGAGAGATGGCGAGGAAGCAGCTATCAGATCTTGGATTCGCAACAAGGGAAGAGTTAGACACTGTCAAGGCACAGCTTGTGATATTGCAAAAGGAAATTGCACAACTGCGAAACAACGGATTGAATAATGATATTGACCAGGTTGAAAATGGAATGGAGAATGTTCCTCCTGGATTTTCAAAAGACATTGATTAG
- a CDS encoding LysM peptidoglycan-binding domain-containing protein has product MTVHVVRSGENLWAIARTYGVSIQSIVDVNGLPSTTLIIPGLALYIPDQQPIIRYYKIKAGDTLWRISLQFRTSVSSIVSANPGLDPNNLYIGQNINIPSPVQPQFSTLGFIVPGSSPTFLADLDKMAPHLTFIAVAAFSFTKEGYAYVLGDDGPIVRRCQELNIIPLLLIQNTTSAGFSKELAGNVLGTPIYRRNLVASLVNLANQRGYAGISVDLEFIPPPQREDFNSFLRELKEAMGNLILHVNVHAKTEDIPTNPIIGAYDYQSIGEIADIVAVMTIDYGYPGGPPDPVSPLWWIALVVRYSLTLIPREKLQIGLPLYGHDKVVSTNQYRALSVLDAQNLAISTGAVIQFDAAARAPWFRYWKGAEEHIVWFEDIRSYVEKYRLIDLYELYGATYWQLSLKAPQNWAYLDKVDVLKR; this is encoded by the coding sequence ATGACTGTTCACGTAGTTAGGTCAGGCGAAAACCTTTGGGCAATTGCCAGGACATATGGTGTATCGATCCAAAGTATTGTCGATGTCAATGGACTTCCTTCCACCACCTTAATCATTCCTGGGCTGGCACTATATATTCCAGATCAGCAGCCTATTATTCGCTATTATAAAATTAAGGCTGGAGATACATTGTGGAGAATTTCTTTGCAGTTCAGGACGAGTGTCAGCAGCATCGTGAGTGCGAATCCGGGACTGGATCCAAATAATTTGTATATTGGCCAGAACATCAATATTCCCTCCCCTGTTCAACCACAATTCTCAACTCTTGGATTTATCGTCCCTGGCTCCTCTCCAACCTTCCTTGCCGATTTGGACAAAATGGCACCTCATTTAACTTTCATTGCTGTTGCGGCATTTTCCTTCACAAAAGAAGGGTATGCCTATGTTTTAGGAGATGATGGACCTATTGTCCGCAGATGCCAAGAATTGAACATCATCCCCTTATTATTGATCCAAAACACTACTTCGGCCGGTTTCAGCAAAGAGCTGGCAGGCAATGTTCTGGGAACCCCAATATATCGCAGAAACCTGGTTGCCAGTTTAGTAAATTTAGCGAACCAAAGAGGATATGCTGGTATAAGTGTGGACTTGGAATTTATTCCTCCGCCTCAGAGAGAAGATTTCAACAGCTTCCTTCGTGAACTGAAAGAGGCCATGGGCAACCTGATATTACATGTGAACGTCCATGCAAAGACAGAAGATATCCCGACCAATCCGATCATCGGAGCCTATGATTATCAATCGATTGGAGAGATTGCTGACATTGTGGCCGTAATGACAATTGACTACGGTTACCCTGGAGGTCCGCCTGATCCTGTTTCTCCTTTATGGTGGATCGCACTCGTAGTCAGGTATTCATTGACCTTGATTCCTCGTGAAAAGTTGCAAATCGGTCTCCCGCTTTACGGTCATGATAAAGTGGTTTCGACCAATCAATATCGTGCTCTCTCCGTCCTTGACGCACAGAATCTTGCTATTTCTACCGGTGCGGTCATCCAATTTGATGCAGCAGCCAGGGCACCATGGTTCCGGTACTGGAAAGGGGCTGAAGAACATATAGTCTGGTTTGAGGATATCAGGAGCTATGTTGAAAAATATAGATTGATTGATTTATATGAGCTTTATGGCGCAACCTATTGGCAACTTAGTTTGAAGGCTCCTCAAAATTGGGCTTACTTGGATAAGGTCGATGTCCTCAAACGATGA
- a CDS encoding DEAD/DEAH box helicase, with protein MKQIDMIHQQAVENTKTKIMDDIEKFLGEQEVLPDFKEYLDNRSTYISQIWLNVWLTKSTNDFSKRDKKAFLSERGYVVEGVDRKLINKLFRNEMRDYEPFNTKEWVKTKIDEQSWEEQYHSARKKFLKKVEEARLLEHKAGIKENIYQVAQTVLSDFQESAYLKIRHMMAKELRKVFNENQKFEDIDTHMLEERLTVIGSFNPDDYRTMADFYDELTGQIHQIASWGRFYFEYETYEFHFEKKVLEYFTQIAAEKILGSLNQQLLSEYEEVFEDKLSAGEVKRITKDLTGVYLDGFLFKLQEEYITDLMTLADTEFDVTEHRAMYERDLGERIRRKEEERAELERKREEEARMLEDIFGREYNPSLRRNVRYTLHIGETNTGKTHHALERMKEAKTGLYLAPLRLLALEVFEKLNSEGVPCSLKTGEEEKPVEGANHISCTVEMFHEKDFYEVVVIDESQMIADKDRGFSWFKAITNANAEEVHIIGSKNIKSMMMDLLDDGVAEIYEYTRDIPLQVENKEFSLKYTKKGDALVCFSRKQVLENASKLQNSGRQVSMIYGSMPPETRKKQMERFIKGETSVVVATDAIGMGLNLPIRRIVFLENEKFDGTRRRRLTSQEVKQIAGRAGRKGIYNVGRVAFTSDIGLMTKLLEKEDKPVETFSIAPTSGIFERFQKYHRSLAVFFELWDKFESPKGTNKASLSEERELYEYVRDTEIEARLPMMELYGFLHLPFSSKEPALIEQWLETIKAIVADEELPEPPVKTASLEELELSYKAIGLHLLFLYKLGRKTEAVYWERVRTELSDDVHEFLKSEVKNYKKKCRHCGKGIHVDSPYQICDSCYSARNRKRADNRDRWR; from the coding sequence ATGAAGCAAATTGACATGATCCACCAGCAGGCCGTGGAGAATACTAAAACTAAAATAATGGATGATATCGAAAAGTTCCTTGGAGAACAGGAAGTCCTTCCTGATTTCAAGGAGTATTTAGATAATAGAAGTACTTATATCAGCCAGATCTGGCTAAATGTGTGGCTGACAAAATCCACGAACGACTTCTCGAAGCGGGATAAAAAGGCTTTTTTAAGTGAGCGTGGTTATGTCGTTGAAGGTGTGGACCGAAAGCTGATCAATAAGCTTTTCAGAAATGAGATGAGGGACTATGAGCCCTTCAACACCAAAGAATGGGTAAAAACCAAGATTGATGAACAAAGCTGGGAAGAGCAATATCACAGCGCGAGAAAGAAGTTCCTCAAAAAAGTGGAGGAAGCCCGGTTGCTTGAGCATAAGGCAGGCATTAAGGAAAACATATACCAGGTTGCCCAAACTGTCTTAAGTGACTTCCAGGAATCAGCCTATCTAAAAATCAGGCATATGATGGCAAAGGAATTAAGGAAGGTTTTTAATGAGAATCAGAAGTTTGAGGATATCGATACACACATGCTGGAAGAAAGATTGACTGTGATTGGATCTTTCAATCCGGACGATTATAGAACCATGGCTGACTTTTATGATGAACTGACAGGCCAGATTCACCAAATAGCCAGCTGGGGGCGTTTTTATTTTGAATATGAGACCTATGAGTTTCATTTCGAAAAAAAAGTTTTAGAGTATTTTACCCAGATAGCTGCAGAAAAGATATTGGGGAGTCTGAATCAGCAACTGCTCAGCGAGTATGAGGAAGTGTTTGAGGACAAACTTTCAGCTGGAGAGGTGAAAAGAATTACTAAAGACCTCACTGGAGTTTATTTAGACGGTTTTCTTTTCAAGCTGCAGGAAGAATATATAACGGATTTAATGACTCTGGCTGATACAGAATTTGATGTAACGGAACATCGAGCAATGTACGAAAGAGACCTTGGAGAGAGGATACGCAGGAAAGAAGAAGAGCGGGCAGAGCTTGAGCGGAAAAGGGAAGAAGAAGCTCGCATGCTGGAGGACATATTCGGCCGTGAATACAATCCTTCACTGAGGAGAAATGTTCGATATACACTTCATATCGGTGAAACGAATACAGGTAAGACCCATCACGCTCTCGAAAGGATGAAGGAAGCAAAAACTGGTTTGTATTTGGCTCCGCTTCGTCTGCTTGCCCTTGAGGTTTTTGAAAAACTCAACTCTGAGGGTGTTCCATGTTCCCTTAAAACGGGAGAAGAAGAAAAGCCTGTGGAAGGTGCCAACCATATATCCTGCACAGTGGAAATGTTCCACGAAAAGGACTTTTATGAAGTAGTAGTTATTGATGAGTCTCAGATGATCGCTGATAAGGATAGAGGATTTTCCTGGTTCAAAGCCATTACAAATGCAAATGCAGAAGAAGTCCACATCATCGGCAGCAAAAATATCAAGTCCATGATGATGGACCTGCTGGATGATGGAGTGGCAGAGATTTACGAATATACCCGTGATATCCCGCTCCAGGTTGAGAATAAAGAGTTTAGCCTGAAGTATACCAAGAAAGGAGATGCTCTTGTTTGTTTTTCTAGAAAACAGGTGCTTGAAAATGCTTCGAAACTCCAGAACAGTGGCCGCCAGGTGAGTATGATTTATGGAAGTATGCCGCCAGAAACAAGGAAAAAGCAAATGGAGCGTTTCATCAAGGGAGAAACAAGTGTAGTGGTTGCAACCGACGCGATTGGAATGGGGCTGAATTTGCCGATCAGGAGAATTGTCTTTTTGGAAAATGAAAAATTCGATGGAACGAGACGCAGGAGGTTGACTTCCCAGGAAGTAAAGCAAATAGCCGGCCGTGCCGGCAGAAAGGGCATATACAATGTCGGACGGGTTGCTTTTACCTCAGATATAGGCTTGATGACAAAGCTGCTTGAAAAAGAAGATAAACCAGTAGAAACATTTTCGATTGCTCCCACCTCGGGGATCTTTGAGAGGTTCCAAAAATATCACCGTTCTCTTGCGGTATTTTTTGAACTATGGGATAAATTCGAGAGCCCTAAAGGGACGAATAAAGCTTCACTTTCGGAAGAAAGGGAGTTGTACGAGTATGTCAGGGATACTGAAATCGAAGCCAGACTGCCGATGATGGAGCTGTATGGATTTCTTCACTTGCCTTTTTCGTCCAAAGAACCTGCCCTTATTGAACAATGGCTCGAAACCATCAAAGCAATTGTCGCAGATGAAGAATTGCCTGAACCACCTGTGAAAACTGCTTCTCTGGAGGAGCTTGAGCTATCTTATAAAGCGATTGGCCTTCATCTGTTGTTTTTATATAAGCTCGGAAGGAAAACAGAGGCTGTTTACTGGGAAAGGGTTCGTACGGAGTTAAGCGACGATGTTCATGAATTCCTAAAGTCAGAAGTCAAAAATTATAAAAAGAAATGCAGGCATTGTGGAAAGGGAATTCATGTCGATTCCCCATATCAAATATGTGATTCCTGCTACTCAGCAAGGAACAGGAAAAGGGCAGACAACAGGGATCGCTGGAGATAG
- the ppdK gene encoding pyruvate, phosphate dikinase translates to MSKFVYLFNEGNSGMKEILGGKGANLAEMTRIGLPVPFGFTISTEACNAYYEAGKTIPAEVQAQVLEALSDLEAKTGKKLGNPENPLLVSVRSGAVFSMPGMMDTILNLGMNDETVEGMAKLTNNPRFAYDSYRRFIQMFSDVVLDVDVFFFERLLEETREAKGYKADPEMTAEDWKEVIQGYKNIVTKHTRKPFPQDPKEQLFLSINAVFDSWNNQRAIVYRRLNKIPSHLGTAVNIQSMVFGNMGDDSGTGVAFTRDPSTGESILYGEYLINAQGEDVVAGIRTPQPIQTLKNEMPAVYQQFVETCNRLEQHYEDMQDIEFTVERGELFILQTRTGKRTAQAAIRIATELVNEGIIDKKTALLRVDPEQLDQLLHRRIDENFERNQLAKGLPASPGAATGKVVFDADEAELLANEGQKVILVRPETTPDDIHGIIAAQAVVTSRGGMTSHAAVVARGMGKACICGCEAMKIDLHEKQFRVGDVIVKHSDIITIDGGTGEIMLGEIPMIEPELSEEFQLLLSWADEEREIGVRANADNPEDSAKALEFGAGGIGLCRTEHMFMDAARVPIVQKMILAETFEERNAALDELLPMQREDFEGILEVMQGLPVTIRLLDPPLHEFLPDKEELLVEITKLQILDPESKELKEKEALLKKVRQLDEFNPMLGHRGCRLGMIHPEIYEMQARAIFYAVANLADKGIDAQPEIMIPLVGHVNELKEMRELVNAAAQSIKEETGKNIEYTVGTMIEIPRAALTADQIAEEADFFSFGTNDLTQTTFGYSRDDAEGKFLQAYIEQKVLPENPFAVLDREGVGKLVETGVELGRKTKPGLKTGICGEHGGEKSSIEFCYNAGLDYVSCSPYRVPLARLAAAQATIRHERNNEKEAVIAK, encoded by the coding sequence ATGTCTAAATTTGTTTATCTTTTTAATGAAGGAAATAGCGGAATGAAAGAAATCCTGGGAGGTAAGGGAGCGAACCTGGCGGAAATGACGCGTATCGGGCTTCCTGTACCTTTTGGATTCACGATTTCTACGGAAGCATGTAATGCCTATTATGAAGCTGGCAAGACGATTCCTGCAGAAGTACAGGCTCAGGTTCTTGAAGCTCTAAGTGATCTTGAAGCGAAAACGGGCAAGAAGCTTGGGAATCCTGAGAACCCGCTGCTGGTATCAGTTCGTTCTGGTGCAGTATTTTCCATGCCTGGAATGATGGATACGATCTTGAACCTTGGTATGAATGATGAGACAGTTGAGGGGATGGCGAAACTAACCAACAATCCACGTTTTGCCTATGACTCATACCGCCGTTTTATCCAGATGTTCAGTGATGTCGTCCTCGATGTTGATGTCTTTTTCTTCGAGCGCTTACTGGAAGAAACCAGGGAAGCGAAAGGATACAAAGCAGATCCAGAAATGACTGCAGAAGATTGGAAAGAAGTTATCCAAGGCTATAAAAATATCGTTACAAAACATACAAGAAAGCCTTTCCCTCAGGATCCTAAGGAACAGCTATTCCTTTCCATCAACGCTGTGTTTGATTCCTGGAATAATCAGCGTGCGATTGTCTATCGCCGTTTGAATAAAATTCCTTCACATCTGGGGACAGCTGTTAATATCCAGAGCATGGTATTCGGGAATATGGGGGATGATTCCGGAACTGGTGTTGCTTTTACTCGTGACCCGTCAACCGGTGAGAGTATCCTGTATGGCGAATACTTAATCAATGCGCAAGGCGAAGATGTTGTGGCTGGCATTAGGACACCTCAGCCAATCCAAACATTGAAAAATGAAATGCCTGCTGTTTATCAGCAATTCGTTGAAACCTGCAATCGCCTCGAACAGCATTATGAGGATATGCAGGATATCGAATTCACCGTTGAACGCGGAGAATTGTTCATCCTTCAAACCCGGACCGGGAAACGTACTGCTCAAGCAGCTATCCGTATTGCGACAGAGCTTGTGAATGAAGGAATCATTGATAAAAAGACAGCCCTTCTTCGTGTGGATCCGGAACAGCTCGATCAGCTTTTGCACCGCCGTATCGATGAGAATTTTGAACGGAACCAGCTGGCAAAAGGACTGCCTGCTTCACCAGGAGCCGCTACTGGGAAAGTCGTGTTCGATGCCGATGAGGCTGAACTTCTTGCAAATGAAGGTCAAAAAGTCATTCTTGTAAGGCCTGAAACGACTCCGGATGATATCCATGGAATCATTGCTGCCCAGGCGGTCGTCACAAGCCGCGGCGGTATGACAAGCCACGCCGCTGTAGTAGCGCGTGGTATGGGTAAGGCTTGTATCTGCGGCTGTGAAGCGATGAAGATCGACTTGCACGAAAAGCAATTTCGTGTTGGCGATGTGATCGTTAAGCATAGTGATATTATTACAATCGACGGTGGAACCGGTGAAATCATGCTTGGTGAGATCCCAATGATCGAACCTGAGCTTTCAGAGGAGTTCCAGCTTCTTCTTTCATGGGCCGATGAAGAGCGGGAAATCGGCGTTCGTGCCAATGCAGATAATCCTGAAGATTCTGCCAAGGCACTGGAGTTTGGTGCGGGCGGTATCGGACTTTGCCGCACGGAGCATATGTTCATGGACGCTGCAAGGGTCCCAATTGTCCAAAAAATGATTCTTGCCGAAACATTTGAGGAACGGAACGCCGCATTGGATGAACTATTGCCGATGCAGAGAGAGGACTTTGAGGGAATCCTTGAAGTGATGCAGGGATTGCCTGTAACCATTCGTTTGCTTGATCCTCCTTTACATGAATTCTTGCCTGATAAAGAAGAACTCTTAGTTGAAATAACGAAACTGCAAATCCTTGATCCTGAATCGAAAGAGCTTAAGGAAAAGGAAGCGTTGTTAAAGAAAGTAAGACAATTGGATGAATTCAATCCAATGCTAGGCCACCGTGGCTGCCGCCTTGGAATGATCCACCCTGAAATTTATGAGATGCAGGCAAGAGCCATTTTCTACGCTGTAGCCAATTTAGCTGATAAAGGAATTGATGCACAGCCTGAAATCATGATTCCGTTAGTTGGCCATGTGAATGAATTGAAGGAAATGCGTGAGCTTGTGAACGCGGCAGCGCAAAGCATCAAGGAAGAAACCGGGAAGAATATTGAATACACGGTCGGAACAATGATTGAAATTCCACGTGCAGCATTGACTGCAGACCAAATCGCTGAGGAAGCGGACTTCTTCTCATTTGGTACGAATGACCTGACACAAACAACATTCGGCTACAGCCGCGACGATGCAGAAGGCAAATTCCTTCAGGCTTATATTGAACAAAAAGTACTTCCTGAAAACCCATTTGCAGTACTTGATCGGGAAGGAGTAGGCAAATTGGTTGAGACTGGTGTAGAACTGGGCCGTAAGACAAAGCCTGGCTTAAAGACTGGTATTTGCGGGGAGCATGGCGGTGAAAAGTCTTCGATTGAATTCTGCTACAATGCTGGGCTTGACTACGTAAGCTGTTCACCATACCGTGTGCCGCTTGCGAGACTGGCAGCTGCTCAGGCAACAATCCGCCACGAGAGAAACAACGAAAAAGAGGCTGTTATAGCCAAATAA
- a CDS encoding pyruvate, water dikinase regulatory protein, translating into MDMKEVVYVVSDSVGETAEFVVKAVATQFNGGQVDIRRNSYVEDEEDIEDVIMVAKQGRSIIAYTIVVPALKAYLDKRAQEEGIYAVDLLNPLMNAFEKKFNKEPNHRPGMMRKLDDEYFRKIEAIEFAVKYDDGRDPRGILRADIVLVGVSRTSKTPLSMYLAHKRYKVANVPIVPEVKPPDELFQVPRSKCVGLIISPDKLNEIRTERLKALGLGARANYASYERILEELDYAEKIMKRVGCPVINVSNKAIEETAGLILDILKSERSFG; encoded by the coding sequence TTGGATATGAAGGAAGTTGTTTACGTAGTATCTGATTCAGTCGGGGAAACGGCGGAATTTGTAGTAAAAGCTGTGGCGACCCAGTTTAACGGGGGACAGGTCGATATCAGAAGAAATTCATATGTTGAGGATGAGGAAGACATTGAGGATGTCATCATGGTCGCGAAGCAGGGGCGTTCAATAATCGCTTATACCATCGTCGTTCCAGCACTTAAGGCTTATCTTGATAAAAGGGCTCAGGAGGAAGGCATCTATGCGGTTGATTTGCTCAATCCATTGATGAATGCCTTTGAAAAGAAGTTCAATAAGGAGCCAAACCATCGACCAGGCATGATGCGCAAGCTGGATGATGAATACTTCCGTAAAATTGAAGCGATTGAGTTTGCCGTCAAATACGATGATGGCAGGGACCCTCGGGGCATTTTGAGAGCGGATATCGTTCTTGTTGGGGTTTCCCGTACTTCAAAAACACCCTTGTCGATGTATCTTGCCCACAAGCGCTATAAGGTGGCCAATGTACCGATCGTTCCGGAAGTTAAGCCGCCAGATGAATTGTTTCAAGTGCCTAGAAGCAAATGTGTAGGTTTGATCATTTCGCCGGATAAGCTTAATGAAATCAGGACGGAAAGGCTGAAAGCGCTCGGTCTGGGCGCTCGGGCTAATTATGCAAGCTATGAACGAATCCTGGAAGAGCTGGATTATGCTGAAAAAATCATGAAACGTGTTGGCTGCCCTGTCATCAATGTTTCCAATAAAGCGATTGAAGAAACAGCAGGATTGATACTCGATATTTTAAAAAGTGAGAGGAGTTTTGGCTGA